One genomic window of Gammaproteobacteria bacterium includes the following:
- a CDS encoding ribulose bisphosphate carboxylase small subunit produces MSDIQDYKSSLADPASRKFETFSYLPEMNAEQIRRQVQYIVAQGWNPGIEHTEPENAADNYWYMWKLPMFGEDDVDSIISECVACHNAHPNNHVRLLGFDNFAQSTGASMVIYRGNPV; encoded by the coding sequence ATGAGTGATATTCAAGACTATAAATCGAGCCTCGCTGATCCCGCGAGCCGGAAATTCGAAACCTTTTCGTACCTGCCGGAAATGAACGCGGAGCAAATCCGCCGACAGGTCCAGTATATTGTCGCGCAGGGCTGGAATCCCGGTATCGAGCATACCGAGCCGGAAAACGCGGCCGATAATTACTGGTACATGTGGAAATTGCCGATGTTCGGCGAGGACGATGTCGATTCGATCATCAGCGAGTGCGTCGCCTGCCATAATGCACATCCCAACAACCACGTGCGCCTGCTGGGATTCGACAACTTCGCCCAGTCGACCGGTGCGTCGATGGTCATTTACCGCGGCAACCCGGTATAG
- a CDS encoding form I ribulose bisphosphate carboxylase large subunit, which translates to MSSRKTYDAGVKEYRETYWMPEYTPADTDILACFKITPQPGVPREEAAAAVAAESSTGTWTTVWTDLLTDLDYYKGRAYSIEDVPGDDSCFYAFIAYPIDLFEEGSVVNVFTSLVGNVFGFKAVRGLRLEDVRFPIAYVKTCNGPPNGIQVERDKMNKYGRPLLGCTIKPKLGLSAKNYGRAVYECLRGGLDFTKDDENVNSQPFMRWNHRFDFCMEAIHKAEQETGERKGHYLNVTASTPEEMYKRAEYAKELGAPIIMHDYLTGGFCANTGIAQWCRDNGMLLHIHRAMHAVLDRNPIHGIHFRVLAKALRLSGGDHLHSGTVVGKLEGDREATLGWIDIMRDSFIKEDRDRGIFFDQDWGSMPGVLPVASGGIHVWHMPALVNIFGDDSVLQFGGGTLGHPWGNAAGAAANRVSLEACVQARNEGREVEKEGKDILTNAAKSSPELKAAMETWKEIKFEFDTVDKLDVAHR; encoded by the coding sequence ATGAGTTCCAGAAAAACCTACGACGCGGGCGTTAAAGAGTACCGCGAAACCTACTGGATGCCGGAGTACACGCCGGCGGACACCGATATTCTTGCCTGTTTCAAGATCACTCCGCAGCCCGGCGTACCGCGTGAGGAAGCCGCAGCGGCGGTTGCCGCGGAATCGTCCACCGGCACCTGGACCACGGTCTGGACCGACCTGTTGACCGATCTCGATTACTACAAGGGTCGCGCCTATTCGATCGAGGACGTACCCGGCGACGACAGTTGCTTTTATGCATTCATCGCATACCCGATCGACCTGTTCGAAGAAGGTTCGGTAGTTAACGTCTTCACTTCACTGGTCGGCAACGTGTTCGGTTTCAAGGCGGTACGCGGCCTGCGTCTCGAAGACGTGCGTTTCCCGATCGCCTACGTCAAGACCTGTAACGGGCCACCCAACGGCATCCAGGTCGAGCGCGACAAGATGAACAAGTACGGCCGCCCGTTGCTGGGCTGCACGATCAAGCCCAAGCTCGGCCTGTCGGCGAAAAACTATGGTCGCGCGGTTTACGAATGCCTGCGCGGCGGTCTCGACTTCACCAAGGACGACGAGAACGTCAATTCGCAGCCGTTCATGCGCTGGAACCACCGTTTTGACTTCTGCATGGAAGCGATCCACAAGGCCGAACAGGAAACCGGTGAGCGCAAGGGACATTATCTCAACGTCACCGCGTCGACACCGGAAGAAATGTACAAGCGCGCCGAGTACGCCAAGGAGCTGGGTGCGCCGATCATCATGCACGACTACCTGACCGGCGGTTTCTGCGCCAATACCGGTATCGCCCAATGGTGCCGTGACAACGGCATGCTGCTGCACATTCACCGCGCTATGCACGCGGTGCTTGACCGCAACCCAATCCACGGCATCCATTTCCGCGTACTGGCCAAGGCGCTGCGACTGTCGGGCGGTGATCACCTGCATTCCGGCACCGTCGTCGGCAAGCTCGAGGGCGACCGCGAGGCGACGCTCGGATGGATCGACATCATGCGTGATTCCTTTATCAAGGAAGACCGCGATCGCGGAATCTTTTTTGACCAGGACTGGGGCTCGATGCCGGGCGTACTACCGGTCGCCTCGGGTGGCATTCACGTCTGGCACATGCCGGCACTGGTGAACATTTTCGGCGACGATTCGGTGCTGCAGTTCGGTGGCGGTACGCTCGGCCACCCGTGGGGCAACGCTGCCGGTGCGGCTGCCAACCGCGTTTCGCTCGAAGCCTGTGTACAGGCGCGCAACGAAGGTCGTGAAGTTGAAAAGGAAGGCAAGGACATCCTGACCAATGCGGCCAAGTCCAGCCCCGAGCTCAAGGCGGCGATGGAAACCTGGAAGGAAATCAAATTTGAATTCGATACCGTCGACAAGCTCGACGTGGCACATCGATAA